Part of the Schistocerca cancellata isolate TAMUIC-IGC-003103 chromosome 9, iqSchCanc2.1, whole genome shotgun sequence genome is shown below.
ATGGAATCTACTTTGCAGCAAACCTGAAAACATTCAGGAAAAAAATTCGTTAAAGGAGACAGTGACAGGGGTCATTTCACGTCAAATCACGCAACAATTGAAGTATTTGTAACACTCTATCTCAGATTTTCGCAAAACTTTGTATATTTGCTTATACTTATAACATAGTATCTTCTGCAAAATCTTTTTAGTCTCAGACTACATCTTTACTTTGTGTCGAATTTTAAATGTAGTGATATTCTGATTACTGGGCTCTCCAATAACGTCAATGCAAAATGGTACTTATGTACATAAATGCCCATAGCTCAGGTGTTGGCGATGCTTTTGATTTGGGATTTTTTCAAAGTTATGTTAGGCATATAGTTAACAGGTAGgctaataaatgccatacgatcatttcattttattgaagcagtaaagttacaaagaaaatttttaagaaatgttaatgtatgtcagttttcgatttcagaaaaattgcgagGGTGTGGAAAAATGCCTGTATCACATTTCTTCAACCTACTGGGAACCTGATTTTGGTCTAAAATAATCCCATGGATTGTAAGctttccaataaaaaaaaattaaataaattcggACCTTCTACTATTTGATACACACATCTGAAATCAAAATACCTTTTGCTTTGATGGAAAAGTGTCATTTTAAGTAAGTTCACCCACTCACTGTTCCGTTACCTCAGATGCAATGGTACCAAATTAGCAAATTTCATTCTAGGCAGGCAGGATAACTTTgtgtgaaaatttatttcctttcatttgacTTATTCAGTTACTGAAGACTAttaatatatataatttatattttCAGCCAGTCACCtgctcacagtggtaaaaaagtgTTCTTAGACAGCAGTAGCTTTCTTTAAAACCTTTATAGGCATGAAAACAATGCAACAATTGCTGAAATTCATTGTTGAAAATAAGTGACATGCAACAATTAGTCTATTTGGCTTCAGTTGCTGTTTGTCTTTCTGCGAGACAGATCATATCTGTTTGTGGTGCTGGCCATGTCATTCCACTTGTATAAAGTATGTTACAAGTGAATTAGTGCTCAGTTAATTGCAGTGGAAAATTTGAATTCATGTACTGTTGGAAAATTACTAAAAACCGCCATGTCATTTGACACCCTATACCTTAGTAAAAACTGTACCAAAAATATAAGAGCTGAGTGAAGACCAATGAGATTTTGCTGTGGTTCAGTATAAGTTTTCCACAAGATCAAGAAAGTGCTACTATATGTGGACATCACAGATAGTGATATCCGAAAGTTTTTGAAAGTCATCAAAGAACTTGTTGATTCTTCAAAATGTGCAGACAAACGGTTAAAAATCTTTGAGGTCAGTTTGTTTGACTTTGTCTAAAACATTGTGCTAAAAGAATCTATGTAAAACTAGGCCAGAACATGTGCACATGTTTATAAGTTTTGTGAACAGAAAACTGATGTCACTGGTAGATATTAAAATGGTGCAGGGACATTTCACgaatcagtacaaaaaaaaaaatgtcaaagtattGAGGGTGCAAATAGAACCTCACATGTTTTGGGGTGCTCTCCTTAAAGCTTCACTCCATCCAAATCACAACAAGGCTACACATGGCATAAGAAGCTAGAAAAAGGAAGCATGTTTTGGAAAGAAAAGTGTGTAGGGCATAAAATGGCAGTAGTGAAGATTCGGACTGTAGAGGAGAAAAATTTGTTGATGAAATTGTTGATAAAGCCAAACATTTTGATGCCGTGATATTGTTAATGGAAGAAAAAGAGACTAGCATAGGAatacctgaaaaaaaaatcagattttaaCTTTAGCTCCACCCTCTTGGTCAACAGAAAAGATAATGTCAGAATTCAATGTTGGTGAGCACGTGCTTTGACAAGTAAGGAAACTGTAAACAGAAATGGGTATTTTATCAATTCCTAAACCGAAAAGGGGGAAGTTATTGCTTATGAAATGGTAAAGATTGTCACTTATTTCTGCAAAAATGATGAATATACTCTAATAACAAGCAGCAGCTGTATGAACCATCCTGCATGTGGTAATGtggtaaattaagaaaattaatagGTGATTGTGAACCACTGCTTTATAAGTACTGATATGGAACATGATGTAGAATATGTAAATACTGGCCAGAAAGAAATGGTCAAGTGGCTGGTGGAGCATTACTGACAAGTGAAGAAAGTGCATTATGTCAGTGATGGATGTGCTGCTCAATATACGAatagaaaaagctttaaaaatatgtgTGAGCACAAAAATTGATGCTGAGCATTCCTCTTCCATATGTTGTTTTCACCACTTACAGAAAGTTGGTGTAGGATTTCCTATGCACAAACCTCAAGAAGAGATTTTCAACATGTGATCCTTTGGAGATTGGAATAGTATCTTCTTCTGGAAAGTcttccttgatttttttttcattaattgaaaATGCCCCACAATGGACATGCACTCGTCCTCAACAAAATTCTTTTGCATCAGCTATACCTTGCCTTCATCAGAAATGTCTGTGATGAAGGAGACttcaaactatgttttgtccgcCCACTTGGACCAGCAGTGTCCTTTTTTTTAGCCTGAGAAGGAAGACTTTGTTTTGTGCCTTTGGAAAACATTTGATGTGCTATTTGGTGCACCCAGATCAACATCATTAGGAAGAATGTATTACTTTAATTAAGAAAATATTAGGTTAACACAATATAATTTGTCATAGTGGATTAAAAACAGAGTTGTTCTTAAGAACTTTCATAGATAGTTTCAGGGATCTTCACTGCTAAACGTGtacattttaaattaacattattgtggctAAAATAGTTGTTAAAGATTTGACATCCTAAATAAAGTTAACCTGTGTAATGAAAATGTTTCAGTTACATTTATAACTTTTGGTTCTGTACTTTCATGAGGCAGCCTTACTGAAAGTTTACGTAATCTGATTTCAGTGCTCTTCTGAATAATGATGTCATATATTAAAAACGGTTTCGATAAAAATAAATCTTGTATCAGCTGTCAGTGTCTTAGATATTTAATAATCATTGTTTGGACCACAACAGCTTAATTTGATTTTCTATATTACCATAAGTCAAGAACAGTTCAGTAAAAAGTGACGGGACATGGACTGCAAGGGGATGTCCTGTTCTGGGCCACCGTTGCGAGAGATGGATCGCCGTGTTAgaaaaaaggagatggtaattacGATGGTGAGGTGAACTATGAACGTGGGCAGTATAATTTGCAAGCGGTAGTTTCTTTGGAGCTGCAATGGGGAAATGTCAGCTTTCACGAGGAGGCTGTACACTGGGCTCATTTGGAAAGCTCCCGTTGCAAGCTGAGCTCCACAATGGTGGATAGGGTCTAGCAGCTGCAGCATGGAAGGTGATGCTGAGCCATTCGAGTCTCTACAAGACTGTATgagggctttgtacagctgcagcGGTGTATGGTGATCAGCATCCCAGTCAGTGTGGCTGAGGCATCGAATAATATTAAGATGCCACCAGCACTTTTCCTTAAGCAGGCTAAGATGGGGAACCCACGTTAAGTGGGTGTCGATGATCAGTCCCAAAAAGCGTTAAGTCTCCAATATGTCAAGTAGTTGGTCATCTAGGTAAAGGCCTGGATGGGGGTGGAAAATAATGACGACGACAAAAGTTCATGATGTAAATCTTGGCTGCAAAAAACTGAAAAGCCGTGAGTGAGGGTCCATGACTGCACCTTTCTTATGGCTTCCCTTTACTGTTTGTATTGACGTTCTCGTTGTCTCTGTGTGTGTTAATCGTGACTTCTCTTTTAGGGTGGAGAttgtagtgtgttgcagagtggctggctaatTCTTTTTTGTTCTTGTAATCAGCCAGCCTTGGCCATTGCTATATTATTTTACTACCTCCTGCTACTTTTAACTTTAGTGTATGTTTTCCCCATCTGGGTAGCTTGTTTAGTTTCCTCTTTCTGTGTGGTTTCCCGTTAGTTTTCTGCCCTTTTCCTTTCCTCTACTCCTTTTGGGAATTGTTTTAACTTGAGCCTCATTTACATGAGAAAAAAACGGACTGATGACcctatagtttggtccctttataccccaaaccaaccagctAATAGTTACTAATCGTTTTTCCAATAAAGATACATCCCTTCTGTGATATAGGAAAGATGAGAGTGATGTGTTGAAAATAagatatttattgttgttgttgttattatttttgtctGGAGTAATGCAATCCAAATGACAAACTCAAGTTGCAGCATTTGCATTTGTAAAAAATTtcaatcatcccccccccccctcaaactacATGAAGTATGTGGAGAAATTTTGCAGTCACTATTGCCATGCAAAAAGTAACAAGTAGAAAAAGTTTTGTGAAAATCTGAAGCTGTGGGCATCATGTATGGATGATCGTAcctagaactatttttttttcccccATCACAACACAAAGTATTGATTTCAAATTTATGTGTGTGTCCATTCGTAAAAACCCattaatcattttattttatcaCATTGTGTGCTCTCTTGGGAGTTATTTAAGACCAGAAGTTGGAAagcaacacattaaattttttgtATTGTTCTTTGTGACTTTACTGCTTAAATAGTTACATGTTTTAAATATATGCTTctcttaacttatgaaaaaaattccAAAGTAAAAGCTTCGTAAAGGCCTGAGTTATGGGcattatatagataagtaacatcTTGCATTGACATTCTTGCAGAGCCCAGTTATCAAAATATCACCCCATTTAAAATTAGATGTAAAAAAGTTTGCCTTAGAGCAAAAGGATTTTGCACAAGTTCTTGGAAGTATAAGAAAATGTCCAAGGTTTCAAGAAAATTTGAGATGATGGGTGACATGGCCTgcatgatttgacatggaatgactcataGACTTCTTATAGTTTCTCATAATAAAAAGATTGTCAAAATTATAACCAGAAAAACACATCTGAGTTACTCTGTATGTTGCTGTGATTTGAATACTTACCAGAAACTGCAGTGTGTTACATCTTTCCCTTCTGCTTTGTCATAGGTACTCAGTTGTTGACACCAATGGCTAAGTAGTGTAAGTCTTGTACATAAATAACAGTGTCCATGTTAAAACATCACAGATTGTATTTATTATATTATGCAAAGAACTGATActttttaagaaatatttctaaACGATTCAGCTAGGTCATTAATGAAGTATGTTCAGGTGtttagaagcttaaatattttttGTCATGTGCATCCTTTAAGGCATATAATTTAGTATATCTTAACGGGCACTATGTTCCTTCTCTCTTTTTAGTTTCATATTGGCTAAAAGGTTAAAGCTCGTGTTATTTAGGACAGTTGCAAAATTTTGTTATCATAACTGTCAATGGCTCAATTTTGGCTATTTTGATATAATTGACCTGTAGTTGTTTTATGTAACTGacagattttcattttttctccagaTTATTTCGAGGTTTAAAGCATCAGTGATAAAATTTGATGTTGCATACCCTTATGGTGAAAAGCATGAAGAATTTGCAAAAGTCTCCCATGCTACCCATGACATTCCTGACCTGCTTATTGGTGAAGTTGGTGTGAAGGACTATGGTGAAAAAGAAAACTCTGATCTTGCTGAACGTTTCAAAGTCACCAAAGATGATTTTCCAGTTGTgaaattatttctgcaggggaaggAAGAACCAGTTACTTTCACAGACACAGATTTCACTGCAGACAATATAAAGAAATTCATCCGCAAATATTCAGGAATCCATATAGGATTACCTGGATGTCTGGAAACTTTTGACAAACTAGCAGCAAAGTTTTCAGAAACAAATGATAAAGaagcaaagaaaacaattttgagagaAGCAGAAGATGAGTGGGATAAGACAAAAGGTAAGGTAGATCAACAAAAAGCAGAAACCTACGTCAAAATGATGCGAAAAGCCCTGGAGAAAGGGGACGAGTTCATTCCCAACGAAATGAAGCGAGTGCAAAATTTGGcaaaaggcaagctgagtaaagaaaagaaagaggaaatgcAACATCGACTCAATATCTTGCAGTCATTCACACACGATGAACTATAATATCCTATTTGTTCGGATATCAGCTATCAGCAGAAAGACTGAGATAAGGCAAACATTCCAGCACAACAAAACAAGAGTGTGAATAGTTTGGTTGAGTGACTTGTATGTATGACAGTAGTGATAAAATTTTGTGTAAACATGGTACCACTCTTCAGAAATGTTACTTGCTCAGTGgtgtaattaaattttaaaaagttcTATAAAATTACCATACTTTTAAATTATTGCCTTTTATTGATAGAAATTGTGTTCAGAAAATTATATTGTAGAAGCTACTCATAGCATAAACTAAAAGGTAAATACTAGTAGGTAATTTTGGTGCAATACGGAAGATGATGTCTCACCTTTTCATGTTTCTTTAAAGCCATAAAACACATTACACTTTTCGTTTTAATTATGGCCTGATTTGAATGTGTTTTTGCCTACTCTGTATCTTTCCATTACTGTTATGTGTAGCAGACCCCTACAAAGATGGAATGGTTGTGGTTTTGTTTTTAAGAACGTGTATTTGCTGTTTAATATGTGCAAATTGCctgtttgttgtttttgttgcagtttgtattttttaaatacaatggATTTAAAAGACGTGTGTTTGGTTTCCATTTTTCATAGAAGTAGAATGAACCCATTTGTAATTTTCAGGTGTTCTCCTGTGTTGAATTCTGTGTGGTGAAGGTAGGGGGACTCTTACATGAAGTACGAGTCAGTCTGATGTTACACCAACTCAGttataagttgatccctgacagttatGGTGGGCTGGGTACCACAGCTTAGGGGGCTACCTCAACGAGTAATGTAATGTGATTTTGTAAGCACCTCTATGGAAACACCACGGTGGTGTTACAACTCTGCAAACACCAACTGGTCTCACTTGTAGCCATTAGCACTTGGCAATTAAAAGCCAGTGACACTGCTGCGAGCGGTCAGACATTAGCTTATGCTGTCTCAAGTATAGTGAGCAACAGCCGACAGTCAACTCTAGGTCAAAAATGTAGTTAAAT
Proteins encoded:
- the LOC126100856 gene encoding endoplasmic reticulum resident protein 29, translating into MLALVLVFLFCNSLSAEVINCKGCVPLDSYSFDKIISRFKASVIKFDVAYPYGEKHEEFAKVSHATHDIPDLLIGEVGVKDYGEKENSDLAERFKVTKDDFPVVKLFLQGKEEPVTFTDTDFTADNIKKFIRKYSGIHIGLPGCLETFDKLAAKFSETNDKEAKKTILREAEDEWDKTKGKVDQQKAETYVKMMRKALEKGDEFIPNEMKRVQNLAKGKLSKEKKEEMQHRLNILQSFTHDEL